The DNA sequence TAGGTACCATGTCATGTGACAGAGAAAATGCCATTTGTTCACTTTTTGAACGTTCTACTTTTTGAGACGATTGCTTCACTTCTGGAATAAAGCGCGTCTGTTGAAACAGTTTCTTTAAAGTGTTAGTAATCAATTCTTGAAGTGCCTGCTCTTTACTTAGGCGCACTTCTAATTTTGCAGGATGCACATTTACGTCGATGAGGATTGGGTCCATTTCAATATGAAAGACAACGATTGGAAATTTTCCAATAGGTAAAAGTGTATGATATCCCTCTTGGATCGCCCTGTTAATTGCATAATTACGAATATAACGACCGTTTATGATTGTTGACATATAAGAACGGTTCGATCTTGTTACTTCTGGCTTACCGACATAGCCCTTAATTGAAAAATCTAAATCTTCGGCCTCAATATGGAGCATATTTTTTGCCACAGAAGAACCGTAAATGTCGTTAATGACTTTTAATAAGTCGCCATTCCCGCTCGTTTGAAGAAGAATCTTTCCATTGTGTGTAAGGTGGAACCCAACATTCGGATGGGCTAAAGCCATACGATTCACCACATCAGAAATATGACCTAATTCTGTATGAACAGTTTTCAAGTATTTTAAACGAGCGGGTGTATTATAAAATAAATCAGTAACGACTATCTCTGTACCTTTACGTGATGCAGTTGATCCTTTATATGTTACCTTCCCACCTGCTAGTCGAATTTCGTGCCCTTGAAGCTCACCATTACTCGTTTTTAAGAGGAGATTCGAAACGGATGCAATACTCGGTAACGCTTCTCCTCTAAACCCTAATGTTGCAATACGGAATAAATCTTGATCATTCCGTAGCTTGCTCGTTGCATGTCGATGAAAGGCCAAGTCTACATCTTCCTCATCCATTCCATCTCCATCATCTATCATGCGAATTAGTGAAAGTCCTCCTTCTTCGACTTCTATCTTTATTTGGCTACTATTCGCATCAAGTGCATTCTCAATTAGTTCCTTAATAACAGATGCAGGGCGCTCAACAACTTCACCAGCTGCAATCTTGTTAGCCAATGCATTATCGAGCTGAATGATTTTTCCCATTAAGATCCCCCATTCTGTAACTTTCTTTGAAGCTCGTCCAACACTTGAATTGCTTCAATTGGCGTTGTTCGTAATAAATTTATCGTTTGTAAAGTTGCTATTATTTCTTTTTCAT is a window from the Evansella cellulosilytica DSM 2522 genome containing:
- the mutL gene encoding DNA mismatch repair endonuclease MutL — its product is MGKIIQLDNALANKIAAGEVVERPASVIKELIENALDANSSQIKIEVEEGGLSLIRMIDDGDGMDEEDVDLAFHRHATSKLRNDQDLFRIATLGFRGEALPSIASVSNLLLKTSNGELQGHEIRLAGGKVTYKGSTASRKGTEIVVTDLFYNTPARLKYLKTVHTELGHISDVVNRMALAHPNVGFHLTHNGKILLQTSGNGDLLKVINDIYGSSVAKNMLHIEAEDLDFSIKGYVGKPEVTRSNRSYMSTIINGRYIRNYAINRAIQEGYHTLLPIGKFPIVVFHIEMDPILIDVNVHPAKLEVRLSKEQALQELITNTLKKLFQQTRFIPEVKQSSQKVERSKSEQMAFSLSHDMVPKQSSENKGEGKEQHRIESTEDTLNKQSQVNESDNTEEIAKNYIIRSDVQDDEVTLFSEEKKETLSVDPKTTPDNKVPPLYPIGQLHGTYILAQNDQGLFIIDQHAAQERIKYEYYREKLAKFDNTLQDLLVPLSFEFTQAEEERLKEKGHLFERIGIHLEPFGTRTYIVRSHPTWFPKGEEEALISEMLEQLKDMKTIDIGKIREEAAILMSCKAAIKANRFLTHDEMFQLLETLRTCVEPYTCPHGRPVIIHYSTYEMERMFKRIM